The genomic DNA CCAGGCTGAAAATCAGATCGGAATGCTGGCGATCGAACTTGCCAGTCGCCGTCGGTGGCGGATTAATGGCGCGATCGCTCAACAAGCAAGCGATCGCTTACGTTTAAATGTTGTAGAATCCTATCCCAACTGCCCCAAGTACATTCAGCGACGGCAGCTTGTTCCGAATTTCGATTTAACGGCTGCAAAACAAGGTTCTGAGGCACAATTTGGACAATCCCTAACACCTGAACAGCAGCGTTGGATTGGATCGGCCGATACTCTATTTGTTGCCAGCGCCCACCCAACTCGTGGGGTTGATGCCTCTCATCGCGGGGGAAATCCCGGCTTTGTCCAGATTCTAAATGCGCGATCGCTTCGCATTCCCGATTACGCTGGAAACAGTATGTTTAATACCCTGGGAAACCTGGTTATTAATCCTCTAGCTGGGTTAGTTTTTCTAGACTTCGATCGCAGTCGCACGTTGCAACTGACAGGTAAAACTACAATTCAGTGGGATCTGGATGAGTCTACCGACTCAACT from Kamptonema formosum PCC 6407 includes the following:
- a CDS encoding PNPOx family protein, with product MRLESPFHEGELHAQQRVGEEIAAQQNGQIIGDTIVQNAIKFIEQQRMIVLGSVDAAQKVWASVLFGLPGFVKPVDPQAIAFDLTQAMINPHDPFWANIQAENQIGMLAIELASRRRWRINGAIAQQASDRLRLNVVESYPNCPKYIQRRQLVPNFDLTAAKQGSEAQFGQSLTPEQQRWIGSADTLFVASAHPTRGVDASHRGGNPGFVQILNARSLRIPDYAGNSMFNTLGNLVINPLAGLVFLDFDRSRTLQLTGKTTIQWDLDESTDSTGGTHRYWDFTIDQWLETDLPQLLHWEFLDYSPHNPIAAVVE